A region of Desulfolithobacter dissulfuricans DNA encodes the following proteins:
- a CDS encoding phosphate-starvation-inducible PsiE family protein, with protein sequence MVGIYEKYEQIISLGLTGLIAVIVLIAFVRLAVDVYDLLITGMLDPLDHEVFKNIFGMIMTLLIAMEFKHSIIKVLERKNHVVQVKTVLLIALLALARKFIILDVKSLGAGSLAALALCVLSLGIVFWLIREREHRDKQVSSS encoded by the coding sequence TTGGTTGGAATCTATGAAAAATATGAACAGATCATCTCTCTTGGGCTCACCGGGCTGATAGCGGTTATCGTCCTGATCGCCTTTGTCCGGCTGGCCGTGGATGTCTATGACCTGCTGATTACGGGGATGCTCGACCCCCTGGACCACGAGGTGTTCAAGAATATCTTCGGGATGATCATGACCTTGCTCATTGCCATGGAATTCAAACATTCCATCATCAAGGTCCTGGAACGGAAAAATCATGTGGTCCAGGTGAAAACCGTACTGCTCATCGCCCTGCTGGCCCTGGCGCGAAAATTCATTATCCTGGACGTGAAGTCACTCGGTGCCGGAAGTCTTGCCGCCCTGGCTCTTTGCGTATTGTCGCTGGGAATCGTCTTCTGGCTTATCCGGGAGCGGGAACATAGGGACAAACAGGTTTCTTCCTCCTGA